In Myxococcales bacterium, the genomic window CTGTTCGTCATCGATCTCGAGACCCGCCGGGTCCACGTCGCCGGGATCATTCACGAGGCGTACGGCGCCTGGATGGCCCAGGTGGCGCGGAACCTGACCGACCCTGCCGTCGGGTTTCTGAGAGATACGCTCTACCTCATTCACGACCGGGACCCGCTGTTCACGCAGGAGTTCACCGAGATCCTTGCAGCTGCCGGCGTGAAGACCGTGAAGCTGCCGGCCAGGAGCCCGAACTTGAACGCGTACGCGGAGCGGTTCGTTCGATCAATCAGGCACGAGTGCCTGCGGCGCGTCATCCCGCTTGGCGAGCAACACCTGCGACAGATCGTCTCCGAGTACGTAGAGCACTACCATCTAAATGACCGGTCGCGATTGTCGATCGCGGACGGCTGTTAGGAGTTGAAGTTGCCCCCCCACGCCCGTGCTCGGCTGCGCCTGCGCGCGGGCTTCCCCCCCAAATCGGCCGCTGCGCGGCCTCAGGGGGGGAAAACGTCGTGGGATGGATTGAAAAGTTGGGAACCATCGACGATGACGGAGTTGCAAGACAACCAACATCGGAGGTTCCCGTGGGCATCTTACCGCGTTTGCCGCGACACGAACGACGACGATTGCTACACATCGGGCGCAGCAGTGGCGACCCCGCCACAGCCCTGCGATTTCAGGCCGTTTGCAAGCTGCTCTGCGGTCAGCGCACCGTCGCGGTTGCTCGTGCGCTCGACCTTGCCGTTTCGACCGTCGTCAAGGCCGCGAATCGATTCTCCGAGCAGGGCATCTTCGGCCTCTACGACCAGCGCAAAGGAAACGGGGCGCCCAAGGTCGATGCTGACTTCCGCGACGAGCTCTGGCGGGTGCTCGAGCGCGTTCCCCTCGACTTCGGCTGGGAACGTCCCAGCTGGACCCGCGAGCTGCTCTGTCTCGAGTTGGAGCGGCGCGGCTTCGGCCGCATTGCCGTTTGCACCATGGGCCGCGCACTGCGCGCGATCGGGGCGCGACTCGGCGCCCCAAAGCCCATCGTGCTCTGCCCCTGGCGCAAGGCCAAGCGCGAGCACCGCCTTCGCGCGCTTCGGCGCCTGGCGGAGACCGCATCTGCCCGGCAGCCCGTCTTCTACTGCGATGAGGTCGACATCCACCTCAACCCGAAAATCGGCCGCGACTGGATGCTCCCCGGGGTCCAACGCCGGGTGGTCACGCCGGGCAAGAACCATAAGGGCCTACATCGCCGGCGCTCTCGACGCCCGAACCGGCCAGCTCGTCTGGGTCGACGCCGAGAGCAAGGCGAGCTGGCTTTTCTGCAAGCTCCTCTGGCGCTTGGTGGAGCAGAACCCGCAAGCCCGCACCATCCACCTCATCGTCGACAACTACGTCATCCACAGCAGCAAGGTCACACGCGAGGTCCTCGCTCACTTCGCCGACAAGATCCAGCTACACTTCCTGCCTCCCTACTGCCCGGACGCCAACCGCATCGAGCGCGTTTGGCTCGACCTCCACGCCAATGTCACCAGGAACCATCGCTGCGTCACACTTCCCGAGTTGATGCGCCATGTCCGACGCTTCCTCAATGACTTCAACCGTCGCCACACTCGCGGCCTCGCGCTGCGGCGGGCGGCCTGACGCAGCCGATCGCAAATCGCTACGCGAATTGCGATCGGTCATTTAGAGAGAAATCACCAGGGCCTCGGCAACGCGCTGATCGAAGCGCCGCCCGCAAACTCGAACGGCGCGGGAACGATTCGATGTCGGGAGCGGCTCGGCGGAACGCTCCGCTACTACCATCGGAGTGCGGCTTGATTTTGTGGCGGACGAGTTTTCGGACAGTACGGGGACTCTCGCCGCGGGCGGCGCTCTCGAGGCTTGACCGTCCTCGTGCTCCGCAATCAGCCGCGTGATGGCCGCGCGACTCGTGGCGACCTCCGCCCACCTCATCGGGCCGGAGCAACGCGGGCACGTCTCGACATCGGCCGCGAACACGTGCGCCAGCAACCACGCCCACCGCTTCCGCCCGACCGGCGCATCGTCCTTCTCGCCGAGCAGCTCGAGCTGATCGCCTCGAGCCGGAGGTGGCTTGTGACAGGCCGCATCCACGGGCGGCTTGGGCACGACGAGGGCCCGGCGCGATGAGTGGCTCGAGAGCACCCCGAAATACCGGAGCATGTGAAAGCGTGGAGGCGGCACGGCCGCCACCAACCGCGCAATCAGGTCGTGGGGCTCGAGCACCAGCGCGCGGGTGCCGTCCCGCCACACCTTCTTGAAGATGAGCTCGAGCCTGCCGTCCTGCCGGCGCTCGAGGCGGTCCTGCGCGATCGGAGGGCGCGTGATGTATTTAGCGAGCCGCTCCACTCGTCGCCGATCTCGGCCGTCGATGACCTGCGCCGCATGCAAGTTGATGCCGCGCACCTCGGCGATGGGCGCATCCG contains:
- a CDS encoding transposase gives rise to the protein MHFHALVLDGVYVHADGDPRAPLEFRELDAPTHADVAQVAARTAARIESILKAHGRSLDPELGEQELPELCFDEPGLAACYAAAAQGIGVSGERAGKPLLRLVVPAELPERPRAADATDAPIAEVRGINLHAAQVIDGRDRRRVERLAKYITRPPIAQDRLERRQDGRLELIFKKVWRDGTRALVLEPHDLIARLVAAVPPPRFHMLRYFGVLSSHSSRRALVVPKPPVDAACHKPPPARGDQLELLGEKDDAPVGRKRWAWLLAHVFAADVETCPRCSGPMRWAEVATSRAAITRLIAEHEDGQASRAPPAARVPVLSENSSATKSSRTPMVVAERSAEPLPTSNRSRAVRVCGRRFDQRVAEALVISL